A single region of the Clostridia bacterium genome encodes:
- a CDS encoding amidohydrolase, whose amino-acid sequence MKKLIKNVTVITPSGEVRGCIGVDGRVIDYIGAPEPAGYDEIIDGKNAIAVPGFVNAHAHLPMVLFRGYAEDMALQPWLFEKIFPAEDKLTPELVKWASRVAIAEMISGGTTSFSDMYYFCDEIISAVLDSGIKANISRGVSAFAETDASKLVSFRETEELFGRFDGAGEGRVKIDACLHSEYTNNKAICRAMADYALEKKAVLHVHVSETETEHRECIERHGLTPTAFLEKCGCFRSPVLAAHCVWLTDEDIAIMAANGASAAHNPSSNLKLGSGVARVTDMLAAGVNVCLGTDGCSSNNNTDMFTELHLASLCAKGFRRDPQALPASQAFALANAAGAKAQGRADTGVLEVGKRADIALVGTDAPHMHPTYNATVAIVQSARAADVRLTMVDGEVLYKDGEYKTLDVEEAIFEMEKLVDKTYR is encoded by the coding sequence ATGAAAAAACTCATCAAAAACGTTACCGTCATAACCCCCTCCGGAGAGGTGCGCGGATGCATCGGCGTCGACGGCAGGGTCATCGACTATATCGGCGCGCCGGAGCCGGCCGGATACGACGAGATTATCGACGGCAAAAACGCGATAGCGGTTCCCGGCTTCGTGAACGCGCACGCGCATCTGCCGATGGTGCTTTTCCGCGGATACGCGGAGGATATGGCGCTCCAGCCGTGGCTTTTTGAGAAGATATTTCCCGCCGAGGACAAGCTGACTCCCGAGCTCGTAAAATGGGCGTCCCGCGTCGCGATCGCGGAGATGATTTCGGGCGGAACCACGTCCTTCTCCGATATGTACTATTTCTGCGACGAAATTATTTCCGCCGTACTCGACAGCGGCATAAAGGCGAATATTTCCCGCGGCGTTTCCGCGTTCGCGGAGACCGACGCGTCGAAGCTCGTTTCATTTCGCGAGACGGAGGAGCTTTTCGGCAGGTTCGACGGCGCGGGCGAAGGCCGCGTGAAGATCGACGCCTGCCTCCACAGCGAATACACGAACAACAAAGCGATCTGCCGCGCGATGGCGGATTACGCGCTTGAGAAGAAGGCGGTGCTTCACGTCCACGTTTCCGAAACCGAAACCGAGCACCGCGAATGCATAGAGCGCCACGGTCTTACGCCGACGGCGTTCCTCGAGAAGTGCGGCTGCTTCAGGTCTCCCGTTCTCGCCGCGCACTGTGTCTGGCTGACTGACGAGGATATCGCGATCATGGCGGCGAACGGCGCCTCCGCCGCGCACAACCCCTCCAGCAATCTGAAACTCGGCAGCGGCGTCGCCCGCGTTACCGATATGCTCGCCGCCGGAGTAAACGTCTGTCTCGGAACGGACGGCTGCTCGTCGAACAACAACACCGATATGTTCACCGAACTCCACCTCGCGTCGCTGTGCGCGAAGGGCTTCCGCCGCGATCCGCAGGCGCTGCCCGCCTCGCAGGCGTTCGCGCTCGCGAACGCTGCCGGCGCGAAGGCGCAGGGCAGGGCGGATACCGGCGTCCTCGAGGTCGGCAAGCGCGCCGATATCGCGCTCGTCGGAACGGACGCGCCGCATATGCATCCGACCTATAACGCCACCGTTGCGATAGTTCAGTCCGCGCGCGCGGCCGACGTCCGCTTGACGATGGTCGACGGCGAGGTGCTTTACAAGGACGGCGAATACAAGACGCTCGACGTCGAGGAAGCGATCTTCGAGATGGAGAAGCTCGTCGACAAGACTTACAGATAG
- the mazG gene encoding nucleoside triphosphate pyrophosphohydrolase, whose translation MTEEAKRLVKEKYGFQDLVDIMALLRSENGCPWDRAQTHESIRKNFIEETYEACEAIDNHDTANLREELGDVLLQVLFHAQMEREAGRFDINDVITEVCEKLVVRHPHIFGDVSADTPEKVLENWEDIKIRTKGQTDGKKRLEDVPKSLPALMRSYKVIKRAEKAGADLGAPEDVADNTSALLKDYLQAEQAEKEQIMGKMLINLVTLAKKFEIEPEEVLTKAVNWYIISYKGNEE comes from the coding sequence ATGACCGAAGAAGCGAAAAGACTTGTAAAAGAAAAATACGGGTTTCAGGACCTCGTTGACATAATGGCGCTGCTGCGCAGCGAAAACGGCTGTCCGTGGGACCGCGCGCAGACGCACGAGAGCATACGCAAGAACTTCATCGAGGAGACCTACGAGGCGTGCGAAGCGATCGATAATCACGACACCGCAAATCTACGCGAAGAGCTCGGCGACGTGCTGCTCCAGGTGCTTTTCCACGCGCAGATGGAGCGCGAGGCGGGGCGTTTCGATATAAACGACGTCATCACCGAGGTGTGCGAAAAGCTCGTCGTACGCCATCCGCACATTTTCGGCGACGTTTCGGCGGATACGCCGGAAAAGGTGCTCGAGAATTGGGAGGATATAAAGATCCGCACGAAAGGCCAGACGGACGGCAAAAAGCGTCTTGAGGACGTCCCGAAATCGCTTCCCGCGCTGATGCGTTCATACAAAGTCATCAAGCGTGCGGAAAAGGCCGGCGCCGACCTCGGCGCACCGGAGGATGTTGCCGATAACACTTCCGCGCTTTTGAAGGATTATTTGCAGGCGGAGCAGGCCGAAAAAGAGCAAATTATGGGAAAAATGCTCATAAATCTTGTTACTTTAGCAAAAAAATTTGAAATTGAGCCAGAAGAAGTATTGACAAAAGCTGTTAATTGGTATATCATATCTTACAAGGGAAACGAAGAATAA
- a CDS encoding HU family DNA-binding protein → MTKTELIAIIAKEADLPKAKAEKALAATLDGIKKALKKGDKVQFVGFGTFEVRKRPARKGLNPRTKEAIKIPASKVPAFKAGKALKDAVK, encoded by the coding sequence ATGACCAAGACTGAACTCATTGCGATCATCGCCAAGGAAGCTGACCTGCCGAAGGCTAAGGCCGAGAAGGCCCTCGCCGCCACTCTCGACGGCATCAAGAAGGCCCTCAAGAAGGGCGACAAGGTCCAGTTCGTCGGATTCGGCACTTTCGAAGTCAGAAAGCGCCCCGCCAGAAAGGGCCTCAACCCCAGAACCAAGGAAGCCATCAAGATTCCGGCGTCCAAAGTTCCCGCTTTCAAGGCCGGCAAGGCCCTCAAGGATGCTGTCAAATAA
- a CDS encoding RNA-binding S4 domain-containing protein → MRVDKFLKVSRIIKRRTVANTACDGGRVSVNGKSVKPSHEVKVGDIIEVSFGTGKVKAEILSVAPTAAKADAPSMYRIIEG, encoded by the coding sequence ATGCGAGTAGACAAGTTTCTGAAAGTCAGCCGCATTATCAAGCGGCGCACCGTCGCCAATACCGCGTGCGACGGAGGCAGAGTGAGCGTAAACGGCAAAAGCGTCAAGCCGTCGCACGAGGTCAAGGTCGGGGATATAATCGAGGTTTCCTTCGGCACGGGAAAGGTGAAAGCGGAGATACTCTCCGTTGCGCCGACCGCCGCGAAAGCGGATGCGCCGTCGATGTACCGGATCATCGAGGGCTGA
- a CDS encoding septum formation initiator family protein, giving the protein MASRAKKGVKRKGMLLRIAVVLFLCFVCYTIVKLQIGISQMRARLADIEKENAAIEMEIAEKEITLQEGATKENVERIARETLNYVYPDEIIYTDLP; this is encoded by the coding sequence ATGGCTTCGAGAGCGAAAAAAGGCGTAAAGAGAAAGGGCATGCTGCTTAGAATAGCAGTGGTGCTTTTCTTGTGCTTTGTCTGCTACACGATCGTCAAGCTGCAGATAGGCATCTCCCAGATGCGCGCCCGTCTCGCCGACATCGAGAAGGAGAACGCCGCGATCGAAATGGAGATCGCGGAAAAGGAGATAACCCTTCAGGAAGGCGCGACGAAGGAGAACGTGGAACGTATCGCGCGCGAAACGCTCAACTACGTTTATCCGGACGAGATCATCTACACGGATCTCCCGTGA
- a CDS encoding S1 RNA-binding domain-containing protein translates to MPINVGDIFEGTVTGITNFGAFVALPDGKSGMVHISEVANVYVKDINEFVKDKQTVKVKVIGIDDKGKIGLSMKQAAESAPEPPKRREEKPAPAPVPAKKPPVFDGGWTPEITDDADFEGMMAKFKKLSEEKMSDFKRSRDVKHGSYSRRR, encoded by the coding sequence ATGCCAATAAACGTCGGTGATATTTTTGAGGGAACGGTGACCGGAATAACCAATTTCGGCGCTTTCGTCGCGCTTCCGGATGGAAAATCCGGAATGGTGCATATTTCCGAGGTGGCCAACGTTTACGTCAAAGACATAAACGAGTTCGTCAAGGACAAGCAGACCGTCAAGGTCAAGGTGATCGGCATCGACGACAAAGGCAAGATCGGCCTTTCGATGAAGCAGGCGGCCGAATCCGCGCCGGAACCGCCCAAGCGCCGCGAGGAGAAGCCCGCGCCGGCGCCCGTGCCTGCCAAAAAGCCGCCCGTTTTCGACGGCGGTTGGACTCCGGAGATAACCGACGACGCGGATTTCGAGGGAATGATGGCGAAGTTCAAGAAACTGAGTGAGGAGAAGATGAGCGACTTCAAGCGCAGCAGAGACGTTAAGCACGGAAGTTACTCGAGAAGAAGATAG
- a CDS encoding amidohydrolase, with the protein MLIKNAKVFMPDGDVMENAWLAARDGKISGIGRMTEALPHFEGEEYDAAGGFLLPGFIDPHTHLGMWEDSLGFEGADGNEETDPATPQLRAIDGVNPMDRCFSEALDYGVTSVVTGMGSANPVGGQMVAVKTFGDCVDDMIIKNPVAVKFALGENPKTVYNGQKQAPMTRMATAAIIRESLFKAKKYMEKQGRAAADEDEDEPDFDMKSEALIPLLKGEISAHFHAHRADDIFTAIRIADEFGLDLKIVHGTDAACIAKRLADRGIDVFVGPIISDRCKPELRSKSDSTAAELAAAGVSVSITTDHNVVPIQHLLTSVQIAVRAGLSKRDAFRAVTVNPAKALGLESRIGRLAVGLDADMSVFAEDPFETVAAKPAMVFIDGRRVR; encoded by the coding sequence ATGCTTATAAAAAACGCGAAAGTATTTATGCCCGACGGCGACGTTATGGAGAACGCCTGGCTTGCCGCCCGCGACGGAAAGATCAGCGGGATAGGCAGGATGACCGAGGCGCTCCCTCACTTTGAGGGTGAGGAGTATGACGCTGCCGGCGGTTTCTTACTGCCCGGATTCATAGATCCGCACACGCACCTCGGAATGTGGGAGGATTCCCTCGGCTTTGAGGGCGCCGACGGCAACGAGGAGACCGACCCCGCCACTCCGCAGCTCCGCGCGATAGACGGCGTCAACCCAATGGACAGATGTTTCTCCGAAGCGCTCGATTACGGCGTGACCTCCGTTGTTACCGGCATGGGCAGCGCTAATCCCGTCGGCGGGCAGATGGTCGCTGTGAAGACCTTCGGCGACTGCGTCGACGACATGATAATCAAGAACCCCGTCGCTGTCAAATTCGCGCTCGGAGAAAATCCGAAAACGGTCTACAACGGTCAGAAGCAGGCGCCGATGACCCGCATGGCGACCGCGGCGATAATCAGAGAATCGCTTTTCAAAGCGAAGAAGTATATGGAAAAGCAGGGCAGGGCCGCCGCCGACGAAGACGAGGACGAGCCAGACTTCGATATGAAGAGCGAGGCGCTCATCCCGCTGCTGAAGGGTGAGATCTCCGCGCATTTCCACGCGCACCGCGCGGACGACATCTTCACCGCGATCCGTATCGCCGACGAGTTCGGGCTGGATTTGAAAATAGTCCACGGCACCGACGCCGCCTGCATCGCGAAGCGTCTTGCCGACCGTGGTATCGACGTTTTCGTCGGCCCGATAATAAGCGACCGGTGCAAGCCGGAGCTGCGCTCGAAGTCGGATTCCACCGCCGCCGAGCTTGCCGCCGCCGGGGTCTCCGTTTCGATAACGACCGATCACAACGTCGTGCCGATACAGCATCTGCTGACCTCCGTGCAGATCGCCGTGCGCGCCGGTCTTTCCAAACGCGACGCGTTCCGCGCGGTCACGGTCAATCCCGCGAAGGCGCTCGGTCTCGAGTCCAGAATCGGCCGCCTCGCCGTCGGTCTGGACGCGGATATGTCCGTATTCGCCGAGGATCCGTTCGAGACCGTCGCCGCGAAACCGGCGATGGTTTTCATCGACGGCCGGCGCGTCAGATAG